A region of the Kitasatospora viridis genome:
GTAGGGCAGCGCGGGGGCGGTGGGCAGGAGCATCTGGTAGCGGGCGTTCTTGGGCTCCTTCTGGCCCTTGAAGTCGTTTCGGTCCAGCCAGCCGGACTCCAGGGTGACCGGGTGGCTGTCGGTTCCGGTGACGGTCCGGCCGGAGTGGTCGACCAGGGTGATCGGCTCGTTGTCGGGGGTGCGGGCGGCCCGGGAGAGCAGGTGACGGTGGGCCAGGAGGCGGTCGGGCACCTGGTACTGGTCGGACGGGTGGGCGGTGGGCAGGAGGCCGCGCAGGGCGAGTTCGGCGAGCGCGATGTGCTGGGCGTTGCGCTCGCGCGGGTGGGTCAGCCAGCCGCCGGTGCCGTCGCTGGTGATCTGGGCGACGGCGTCGATGTTCTCGGCGTCGTGGACCAGCAGGGCGAGGGAGTCGGGGTGGGAGTTGGGGTCGCGGTAGTCGCCGGGCGGCCAGGCGGCGCCGGGGTCCTCCTCCATCAGGTAGGTGGTGCAGCGCAGCAGGTCGCCGGTCAGGGCCTCGGCCAGGGTGCCGGTGTGGTGCTGGGCGAATCCGGCGAGGGCGGTGGCGGGCTTGCCGCCGAGGGCGGCGACGGCACGGCACCACCACACCAGGCGGACGGCGGGGCGGCTGGTGCGGTCGAGGCCGTAGGAGAGGGCGCGGGTGGGGGCCTGGGGGCTGCGGGAGAGTCGGGCCTTGAGGCGGGCGGGGAGGGTGCGCAGCAGCTCGCTGTCGATCTCGGCCTGCGGGATCGGCAGGCCGTTGATCAGGCTGGTGCCGATCTGCTGCACGCGGGGGCGCTTGCTGTCGTCGCCGGTGTGCCAGTGGCGGATGGAGCTGTGCAGCAGGTTGACGGTGTCGCCGTAGCGGTTGGCTGCCTGGCCGAGGAGGGTCTGGGTGCCGTTGCGGCTGACCTGGCCGACGACGACGTGGACGGGCAGGGCGATGACGGAGGCGAGGTGGCGCGCGGTCTCGCGCAGGATCTCGTCCTTGGCTTCGCAGGCGGTGCGCAGGGTGGTGACCACGCGGAGCAGGGCCGGGCGGTCGAGGTTCCAGGCGGCGTCCATGTCGGCCGGGTCGATGTTCAGGCGCTGCAGCATCTCGGGGCGCTGCAGGGTGGTGCGGGTGGCGTAGTAGCGGCGCATGCCGTCGGCGATGCGCAGCCGGTGGTCGGCCGGGGAGCCGTCCTTGAAGGTGAGGGTCTGCGGGATGACGACGAGGGGGGTGTGGATGCCGCCCTCGTCCGCCATGATCCACAGGTCGCTGTCGGGGTCCTCCTGCTGCTCGTAGATCCGGGCGTTGTCCGCGAGGTGCCAGTTGCGGTCGGCGAGGTTGGGCCAGGCGATGGTGGCGCCGCCGCTGGTCTCCTCGACCGTGCTCCTGCTGGGCAGCGGGGGTACCGTGCCGCCGGAGCTGGAACGGGTGAGCTTCTTGGTGATGTGCCGCTGGATCTCGTCGGCCGGGGGGCACAGCCACGGTGCCCACATCCGGGTGGTGAGGATCAGCAGGCTCTTGCCCTGGATGGTGGACAGGCCCGCCAGCGGCTGGGTGAGCTGGACGCGGACGGCGGCCGGGTCGGTGCTCGCCTGGGCGAGCGCCGTGCTGGTGTCCTCGTCGAGCTGGAGGGTGCTCTGGAGGCGCTGGGCGAGCTTGCGGACCGCGTCGGCCTTGGCGGGCAGCGGCGGCAGCTCGAAGGTCCCGTAGCCGAAGGTGGACGGGGTGTCGTCGATGGACGTCATCAGAGGTCACGTCGTTTCTGCCACGACGCACGGACGGCCGGAACCGGGGGTTCGACGGACGGTGCGATGAGTGTGGCGTAGGCAAGCGGGTCAGGGTTCCCTGCGGAGGGCCTGGCCGGTCACCGCGACGGTCCCCAACGTGGTCGGGGCGTGGCCGGAGGCGAAGCGGAACGGGTCCGAAGGGGCCTGCCACGAGCTGCTGGTCCTTCCGGCTGAACCGGACGCGGACGGGGCAGCGGCTCGACGGCTGCACCGCCAACGATAGACCACACCGGCCGCTGGAGCGCAAGTCCCCAGGTCGACGGCCAAGCCGAAGTTGCCCGTGGGCAGTTCGTGATCTGCCAAGCTGTCTCCATGACCGAGACGACGTTCCCCTACCGGCTGGCCGACAGCTCCGGCGAGGGCTGGCTGCACACCGGCGACGGCCTCTACAGCACGTTCCCCCGCACCGACCTGGGCGACATGGAGTACGACCAACTCGTCTCCGAGCGAGGCCCGTTGAGGGAGATCGCCCCCGAGTCGGCCGAGGACAGCCAGGCCATCCAGGAGGCCCTCACCGCAGCGGGGAAGAAGGCCGTGATCACCCTGCTCGCCGCCCTCTACGCGACTGCCCGCAAGGTGATGGACCAGAGCGGCGGCCGGATCGCGGTCATGACGGCCGGTCGCCCCGGCTCCTGGGAGGCCGACCGGCTCAGGAACCTGATCTGGGAGGGCGACGGCGTCAAGCCCAGCCGCGTCGACCAGGCCGCCCTGGACACGCTGACCGGCATCTTTGAGCGCTGGGTCCTCACCGGCGACACCGTGGTGGAGATGGCCGAGAACCTCGCTGGCGACGTCGCCCAGGTCGCCGGGAAGATCGGCGGCTGGAACGCGATCACCGACCAGTGGGTCCGCAGCGCCCAGTACGCCGAGAGTCTCGGGACCTGGCTGGTCGGCGCCGACTACCACTCGTGAACAGGGCGCGAGCCAGTAACTCCGCCTGAAAGTCGGCGACTTGGAGGGGCAGGCCGATTCTTGCCCCTCCGGCCCGCTTCGGTGCTATGGTCCTCGCCGAGGGACGGAAGCCCCGTTCCTCACCCCGCTGATCCAGGGACGGAAACCCCGTTCCGAGGAAGGACCCAGCCATGCAGCTGGAGGAGATCACCGTCCGCGCTCTGACGGACGACGAGATCAAGGCCCTCACCCCCGAGGACGTCATCTACGTCCCGGACCCCGATTTCAAGCACGACCCGTTCAAGCACGACTCCGACCCCAACCCTCTGATCCTGATCCTGGTCGAGGCGCGACGTGCCGAGCGCGGTGAGTACTACCTGAAGCAGGGCAGCCTGCAGGTCCAGAACATCTACGGCGTCGAGTACTGGGTACCGGCCACGCAGGTGTTCACCGCCGACCCCGACGGTCAGGCGATGCCCAAGTTCTCCACCGCCGGAACGAACCTCTCCCTCGCCCTGTACATCCCCGGCATGAGCGAGGAGGAGGCCAAGACCGCCGTCTTCGACGCGCTGCGGGCCAAGTTCGGTGCTGGCGTTGTCCAGGTGTGGAACGCCCGGACCCGGCCCGTGAAGGACCTGCGCTACGACGTCTACGAGGAGAAGATGGTCTACCAGCCCGGCCCCTCCAAGAAGGACCCCGGCACCTACGTTGCAACGCGGGTCCGAACGGTCGCCAACGGCGTCCTGGGCGGGCAGGTCCAGTACCTTCGCGGGCAGAACGCTGGCACCAGGCTCGTCACTGAAATCCATATCCCCGCAGAAAGCGTCACCGAGACGATCTGATCGGCACGGATTCCCCAATGATGGGGAATCGCATTTCCACACGGGGAAATGGTGTGGTGCACTTTCCCACGCAGTGACGAGTTCGGGTGCCATCCCTGGTCCGGCTCAGCTGGTGGGGCCGGAGGTGGTAGCCCGGCCCCACCAGCGGCATTTAACGCTGCCAGGGTTCGAGTTCCGGTTCGACGTTCTTCCAGGCCACGATCCCGAGCGATGCACTGCCGGGGCCCCACGGTTCCTTGCGGGCCCGGGTGGCGTAGCCGTCCTCCCGCAGGGTGGCGGTGATGAGGGTCTGGGCTTCCGTCCAGTGCTCCTGGTAGCGGGCGAGCTGCGGGTCGGGGAACCAGGCGACGTGGGCGCAGTCGACGGCGCCCAGGGGCCGCAGGGTGGGCTTCAGGTCCCATACGACGCAGCCCTTCCCGATCCGGGACGGGACCTTCTCCAGCGGGCGCTCCCCGTACACGTAGTTCTGCATCATCAGCCGAGCGGCTTCGAGGACGCGGCGCACGCGCTCCTGCTCGTAGGCGGCCTTGTTGATGCCGTACTCAAAGTTCGGCCGGGCGGGACCGTAGGTGGCCCAGGCGTTCGCGGGCTTCCTGGGGGGCTCCACGCCGGGCGCCATCCGGTAGACGAGGATCTCGGCTCCGGGGTGGTGGGTCGGGGTCCAGAGGTCGCTGTGGAACTCGGCGACGTAGCCGAGGGACTCCAGGGCGGCCACCGTGGCGGCGATCCGCTTCTCCCAGTGCGCAGCGGCCCCGGTCGGGATCGTGCGCTTGCGGTAGTCGTTGCTGTACTGGGGGCGGTGGGCGACGTCGGGGTACCAGTTGACCACCACGCACAGCTCCGCCCCGTCCGGCCAGCACTCCTCGGGTGCCTGGAGCGCCTGGCACCAGCCGAGGCCCTTCGGGAGGACCCGGTGGCCTTGGGCGTCCACACCTTCGCCGAGGCCGAGTCGCATCAGGTCCTCGTTCACGATGTGCCTGGCGCCGAACGGCCGGACCGGTTCGTACGGGGGCTCGTCGTCCTGCTGCTGGGGCTTGGGCTCCGACGTCTCGGCGGGTTCGCCGTCCTTCACGATTCTCAGCATGACGGCATTGTGAATCATTCTCGGAAGGTTCTTCAACGATTCCAGAAAGTACGACTGCCGTGGGATTGCATATGCAATCCCACGGGACTTATGGGTTCCGGAAAGGCCAAATGGGTGACACTCGCTACTCGCCTCGGTACACTACTTGCCATGTTCGACGGACTCCGGAAGAGAATTGATCGCTGGCTAGCAGAGAAAGAAGCCAATCCCCCTCCGTTCCCACCGGAATTCTACGTAACCGATAGAGGAATTCGATTCCGCTCATGGCTCCTCGTCAGTACATTCTTTACGGGATTGGCGGCCGTAACGGGAGCCCTGGTCTACTTCGCTTTGTCTCTGCTCTTCATCGTGCTCTCCCCTAATCTCGCAACCGCCATGGAGGACTACTGGGAAACGGTTCTCTTTTCGTTTCTCGTCGGGGTCCTTTTCATGGTGCGCCATGGCAGTGAGATCGTCGACGGGCTTCTGTGGCAGGGAGCCAAGAAGGCGGCAGCACGGTATTCCGAGGAGCCGGAGGAAGAGTAGGTAGCCCGTGATCGCGGTAGCCTCCATCGGACCGACCTTCCAGCAGCTAACACCATCTCAGACAGCGGAGCAGCCATGTCCGACAAGGCAGAGGACCACCCGGACGTGCAGCGGCTCCTCGCTGCGTACCAGCGGCTGCAGGAGACCAGCCTCACCTTGCTGGCACTGACCGCCCAGATCAGCGACCTCGGCCCCTACGGTACCGAGGAGCTGCCAGACGCCCTGACGGCACTGCGCTCGCTCGTGGAGCAGGAGTTCTACGTCCACGAGTTGGCAGAGGTTCTGCGGTCGGTCTCCTGCGCCTATACCGTCGACCCGCTCGCCGCCCTGCGCCTGGGCGGCGAGGACCCGTTGGCGCTGACGGGGGCCATCATGATGATCCGGGGCACGCTCAGCCAGCTCGATGAGCTGGGTGAGCTGTTTCAACTTCCGGTCCTCACCGTGAAGTTGCCGGTCGACCTCGGCTGGGAGCAGCGCCAGCCCGGGGGCTGCCGGTGCGCCTGCCAGTTCTTCCACCAGGCACCCGGGGTCTGCCTGCGGGCCGGGCAGCCGGGCCTGTTCGTCCGGGTGGTCTCCAGGCAGGTCTTCTCCCCCGAGCCCGCCGAGGTCGAGACCGGCATGGTGGTGGTGTGCCTGGACTGCTACCAGGCCATCGCCGCCCGGCAGGACGGCGTGGCCTCCGGTCAGCAGTAGGTCAGGCGACGGTCTCGCCCGCCTCCCAGGCCGCCGCGACCGTGTCCTGGTCCACGTCCGGCGCGAGCTTCGCCCGCCGCATGTCCTCGCACCGCACGTCGGCGCTCAGGAGCGCGATCGTCTCGCCGTCGCCGTCGTACAGCTCGAACGAGTGGCCGTCCCACTCCTCCGGGACGGCTCCCGAGAGGGTGCCGAAGTCCCCGCCGCTGATCTTCTCGCCGTCGCTCGGGCGCAGCACGATGTACGCGCGCAGGATGACGACGTCCGGGTTCGTCTTCTTGGCCATGCCGAGTAAGCCCCTTCCTGGGGTGATGTGGTGGAGGTGGTCGGCGATCACCGACAGCACTGACGCTACGCATCGAGCCCCTGTGCTTCAACTGTCCTCACACCGCAGGAATTTGGCCGCTCGGAGGGGAAGATCGCTGCTCTGGCTGCCCCGAAGCAGCGCCTGGTGGCGGTGCTGGATGCGGCTCGGCTGCCATCAGACGCAACGCACGACGCTTCAGGTCCCCGCAGCTCGACCCGCCTTGAATGTCACCGTTCTATAACGATGAGATCCGCCCCTCGCGCAGCAGTAGGTCAGGTGACCGTCTCGCCCGCATACCAGTTCTCCGAGGAGGTGAAGTGCCATGTCCAGGGGACTGTCCGGCATGCGTAGATCCGGCGCTCCCGTCGTGCCTCGTTGCCGCGCACGTCGTGCAGGATCTTGAATTCGAGAAGCTGCTGTTCGGCCTGGTCCCACGTAAAGGGGATCTTCCCGCACACGCAGCGGCTGGGCTTCTGAGCCTGGCCGCTCCTGTCCCATGCCTCCAGGGCGTCGTCGCACCACGTCGTCAGGGGGGTGATTTGCTCAGCAGCAGCAGCATTCAGTTGGGTGGAGATGGCGATGTTGCGCTGCGCTGAGTCTCCAGCCTCCTCCACCACAGTGAGCCGTGCCCCCATCTGCAGGGCCTTCGAAGCTGCCTGTGCAATGAGCGTCTCGATCTGAGGCGATCGGGAGCGGAGGCGGACGGCGCTTCCGGCGAGGAGGCGGTTCCATGCCAGTGCGGACGTGTGGCGCGAGAAGTGCATCTGGATGGGTACTGGAGCCGTGATCCGCAGCATGGTCGCCAGGGCGCAGACAACCTCCAAGGTCTCCAGATCCGCACACAGCCCCATATCGGCGACTAGATGCCTGGTCTTATTCCGATGCGTGTAGCTGCGTACGACGTGGACTTTCCCGGCGCCTTCGCTCCAGATTCCGCGCACCCTGACGCGCTGGCCGTTCCGGAGCTGCTTTTGGCGGCTGATTCGTGGGTGAATCATTTGCATGAAGGCGATTATCTAGCACCAATCCAGTCGGCATCGGGGGTTTCACGAAACATCCCATCCTTTCCAGAAATGAAATATAGAGAGTTGATAATCAAATCCTCTCGATGGGACCGGAGAGCCGCCTTGGATGTTACTCATGAGTAGCTTGCGGTAATGGAGGTTACCGCAGGCTACTCATGAGTAGCCTGTAGCGTGGGCTGGACATGGTTCCATCTCACGCCCTTGAGGACCGCCGGTGACCGCCACCGAGATCGTCGACGCCGAGCTGGTCGACGAGCAGCCGCCCGAGGCTCCGCCGCTGCGCGGGACCTCCCTCGTCGTCGCCGACGGCCGGGCTGGAACGCGCCCGGGTCTGTCCGACGCGGCCCGGCGCCGCCTGGAGCAGTCCACCCCGGAGGAGACGCGCCGCGCCTACCAGCGCGAGTGGAACCGGTTCTTCGCCTGGTGCTGGAAGAACGCCGTCCGGCCGCTGCCGTGCACCGACGACGACCTGTCCAACTGGGTGGCCGAGCGGTGTGATAGCAGCGACGGCATCTCCGCGATCCGGCAGGGCATCGGCGCCGTGGTGATGGCGCACGAGACCCGCTACGGAGTCGGCAAGGGGCCCAAGACGAAGGAGAGTTGGCGCATCCTCTCCTCCTACAAGCGCGAGCGGTTCGACGCCGGGCACCGCGCCGACCAGGCCGCCACCTTCAACGCCGACCAGCTGCGCGAGATGCTGCTCACCATCCCGAACGACCACCCGGCCGGGGTCCGCGACCGGGCCCTGCTGTGCACCATGGTGGCGTCCATGAACCGGCGCAAAGCCTGGAACTCCCTGGACATCGAAGACGTGACCGAGGACGAGCTGGACCCCGAGTCGGCCGACCAGGAGCTGCTGGCCGACCTGCGGGCGTTCGTCGGCCGTTCCAAGACCGACCAGGCCGCCCGGGGGCGCACGGTCGTGATCCCGCCCGGCGAGCACGAGCTGTCGGACCCGGTGGGGAACCTGCAGGCGTGGCTGTGCGAGATGGGCGTCCAGGGCGTCACCACCGGCCCGCTGTGGCGGCCTTTCAGCCGGGGCGGGCGCATCCTCGACCGGCGCCTGAACACCGACCACGCCCGCCTCCTGGTCCGCGACGCCGCTGCCCGCGCTGGGCTCAAGGCCCCGCACGGGCGCACGTTCAAGGCCCACTCCACCCGGGCCTCCGCCGTCCGCATCGCCCGCAAGGCTGGGAAGACCTGGTCGTCGATCGAGGAGCAGGGCGGCTGGGTGCCCGGCTCCACGGCTGCCAAGGGATACGACCGGCCGGAGGAGGAGGAGAACGCGATGCGCGGAGCGGGCCTGTGACCCGCCCCGCGCACCCGGCGCCCTACCGGAACCGCACCGTGGGCACCCGCCGGGCCGAGGCCATCCACCCTGAGTGGGTGTTGATCGCCTCCAGCATCTCCTCCGTCGTCGGGTGCCGGAGGTGGGGCAGCCAGACCACCACCAGCTGCGCCCGACCTCGGGCGAGGTCCCACCACAGGGCCGGGGGCTCGTCCAGCTCCATGATCACCTCCACGGCGCCCGGCTCCCCCGGCTTGTCGAACGCCAAGGTGACGGCGCCGGTGCCGTCGTCCCAGAAGCACCATGGCGACGTCATCGGGGCCTCCTGGTCGAGCGGAGTCAGCGAGGCGTAGGAGGGGAAGGTGTCGATCTCGGCCTGGCCTGCTCCGCCGTACGGTGCGAGCACGACGGCGGCCATCAGGGCATCGCCGACGGGGAAGGCGGTCGGCTGGGCCAACAGCCGTGGAATGGACGGGACTTGCTGATCCTCGGTGCGCGGGGTGTGCATCGCGGTCACCGGTTGGTGGGGAGGACGAGGTTGACCCACTCCTGGGCGTTGCCGGGCTCGAACTGGCTCCAGTCCTTCCCCGGGGCGGGCGTCCACCCGGCCACCTGCTCGTAGCCGGAGTGGCGGCTGGGGAGGACCATGTAGCCGTGCTCGATGAGCCGGTGCCCGGCGGAGGCCGGGCGGAAGTCGTCCCAGTCGTAGGTCAGGTGCACGAGGTCGGCTCCGCCCTTGGGGTCGAGGACGCGGAGGGTGAACGGCCCGGTGGTGTCGGCGCTGCAGACGGCGGTCAGCGCGACGGCCCGCTCCCGGGCCTGGATCGCGGCGATCCGCTCCGGCGACCCGGTCGGCATCGCGGCGATCTCTTCGTCGGAGAGCAGCTCTTCGGCGGGCTCGGCGGGCAGGAGGGCGGTGGTGAACTTGGCCCCGGATTGGGCGGCTTGGCGGGCCCGGCGGCTGGCGGTCGACTGGTGCTTCGGCGACACGGTGCGCTCCTTGACGCGGCGGACCCCACACCTCCGCCGGATCGGATGCACGTCGGCACGATTCCAGTGGACGCATTCGCTCTGCACGGGCCCCGGGAGACCTTCACCGAAGCGGTCGGCGATGTGGGCGCCGACCACGGCTCACGGCGTGCGTGGCTTGCCGCGTGGCGACAGTGTA
Encoded here:
- a CDS encoding DUF6372 family protein — translated: MSDKAEDHPDVQRLLAAYQRLQETSLTLLALTAQISDLGPYGTEELPDALTALRSLVEQEFYVHELAEVLRSVSCAYTVDPLAALRLGGEDPLALTGAIMMIRGTLSQLDELGELFQLPVLTVKLPVDLGWEQRQPGGCRCACQFFHQAPGVCLRAGQPGLFVRVVSRQVFSPEPAEVETGMVVVCLDCYQAIAARQDGVASGQQ